GCAGGGGAACCTGGGTGGAAGTAAGCCTGCCCGGGGAGTTTGAGGGCTGGCTCCCGAGCTCAGCAGTAAGTGATCTTCTCCCGCCGGTGCGGTAGCTCCATTCCGGAGTGACCGGGCAACCGGGGGAAACCTGCGCAACTCCGCTCCCGAATTCAAGGAGAAACCATCTTCATGGCAGTCGATTACGGTCGCAAGTACACCTGTTATAGCTGCGCAGCAAAGTTTTACGACCTGGGCAAGCCCAAGGCCGTGTGCCCCAAATGCGGCGCCGATCAGGCGGACGCTCCCGAGCCCGAGCCCGAGGAGAAGAAGATTCCCATCGGCAAGTCCCCGGTGAAGACCGTTCCCGTGGAAGAGAAGCCGCCGAAGAAGAAATACGCCAGCGATGACGACGACGTCGACAGCGACGACGTCGAAGAAGACGAAGACTTCGAGGAAGAAGAAGACTTCGACGAAGAGGAAGATGAACTCGAATAGCGCAGTTGCCGAAACGCTTGAGCCGCGTCCCTACGTCATCGCCGTGGTCGATGACGAGGAGATGGTGACCTTCGCCATCAAGAAGGCGCTCAAGAACAACCCGCGCTACGAGATTCACACCTTCAATTCTCCCACCGAGGCCGTCGCGGCGCTCGAGGGGCTCAAACTTGACCTCATCATCAGCGACTACCTGATGCCCCAGATGTCGGGCACGGAGTTGCTGGCAAAGGTCAAGGAGATGCGCCCCGAGGCCACGCGCATCATGCTCACTGCCTATGCCGACAAGGAGAGCGTGATCAAGGCCATCAACGACGTGGGCCTGTTCTTCTATCTCGAAAAACCCTGGGAGAACGAGGACCTGCGCCTGGTCGTCCAGCGCGGCCTGGAAAAGGGCGACCTGGTCGCCGAGCTCAAGGACCGTGTCATCGAGCTCGAACAGACCAACGAGGAGCTGCGCCAGGCCCGTGAGGAACTCATCCGCGGCGAGCGCCTTTCTGCCATCGGCCAGATGGCCAGCACCATCATCCACGACTTCAAGGGACCCATGACCGCCATCCTCGGTTTTTCCGAGCTCATGGCCATGCCCGACTTCGACGCCGAGGAAAAGCAGGACCTCTACAAGAGCATTCGCTCCGAGATCGAGCGCATGGTCGACATGACCAGCGAGGTGCTCGACT
This sequence is a window from Chrysiogenia bacterium. Protein-coding genes within it:
- a CDS encoding FYDLN acid domain-containing protein — its product is MAVDYGRKYTCYSCAAKFYDLGKPKAVCPKCGADQADAPEPEPEEKKIPIGKSPVKTVPVEEKPPKKKYASDDDDVDSDDVEEDEDFEEEEDFDEEEDELE
- a CDS encoding hybrid sensor histidine kinase/response regulator; the protein is MNSNSAVAETLEPRPYVIAVVDDEEMVTFAIKKALKNNPRYEIHTFNSPTEAVAALEGLKLDLIISDYLMPQMSGTELLAKVKEMRPEATRIMLTAYADKESVIKAINDVGLFFYLEKPWENEDLRLVVQRGLEKGDLVAELKDRVIELEQTNEELRQAREELIRGERLSAIGQMASTIIHDFKGPMTAILGFSELMAMPDFDAEEKQDLYKSIRSEIERMVDMTSEVLDFTRGEISLSREHVKLEHFLGEAIKPMDRVLKRKEVEISLTHGADDPVAIDRRRFRRVVENLVGNAVDAMEEGGRIEICTREGDGHVELEIRDSGKGIPDEIRETIFQPFVTHGKKHGTGLGMAITKRIVESHGGSIAFDSRAGEGTTFVIRIPREAPSAS